The window AGTCCTCCAGTCCAACTTAGAGCTGCATCGATAACTGACGATGAGATACTGTGCTGGACCTGGGCTCTcgcatcttcttcctctgctccaacAGGGGATCGCAGAGATCAGATCATCATCCGCTTCTTCACTCAGCACTGTCTGAAAGAGTGAAAGTAGTGTTGTAAAAATGGTGGGAATCACTCCGAAGTCAGAACCTGACATATGTAGTGTTAGGCCAAGGGACGATACATATACGTACTTGTCCGATAGTCCTACGAGCTCGAGATATGTACATGTAACTGTTTGTATGTATGCACTTGCTAGCTTCAGCGAGTCAATTTAGATGCTTCAGGACTATCGATTAAGAAAGAAAAATAATCATCAAGAGGCACCCCATTACTTACTTGTGCAAGGCTACAAGGAGGTGTGGGCATGGCAAGGGACAGAGGAGGGGCATGCCACACTAGTCAAAAGCCAGCCGCGTCGGGGGCGTCCCCTGTGCCTCCCCGTGACATGTCCTGCCTGTCTCCGCTCCGGCTGGTGCCCGTTATGCCCATTTTGGAGGTGCCTGGTGAGGAGGGAGAACGTCAGAAGGGCTCGGGGATCACGGCGGCTGACCCTCTCGCTCTGGCGCCATCTGAGTCCTCCACTCCGCAATCCCTGACGCCGCGCTCCTCCCTACCCCCTTCTTCGCGCATATCCAAGACCAGGGGAGGAGTTGATGCTGGTGCCCACGGGGCTCCCATTTCCCCGGTGGCTCTCCTGGACCGCTTCGCTGGCGAGGACTTCACCGACAACTGCTTGCCAAGCGACGACTGCCTGGCGGCCTTCGACGAGCTCCGCGAGGGTGATGCTGATGTGGTGGTGGCGGATGGTGTGGTGCAGGCCTCGTCCTCCCCAGTGCGGGCCACCAGGTCCAGCAAGCGCACCGCGGCGACCAAGGCCTCCGATATGAtgaccaaggcgatgtgcatcaaggCCGGAAAGTCTCTGGAAGGTAATAAACCAACAACCCGTTCCATGTCT is drawn from Triticum dicoccoides isolate Atlit2015 ecotype Zavitan chromosome 4A, WEW_v2.0, whole genome shotgun sequence and contains these coding sequences:
- the LOC119289696 gene encoding uncharacterized protein LOC119289696, which encodes MSCLSPLRLVPVMPILEVPGEEGERQKGSGITAADPLALAPSESSTPQSLTPRSSLPPSSRISKTRGGVDAGAHGAPISPVALLDRFAGEDFTDNCLPSDDCLAAFDELREGDADVVVADGVVQASSSPVRATRSSKRTAATKASDMMTKAMCIKAGKSLEALEGVDETAGPPRRGTSHRRLKAKCAELRRVG